In the genome of Populus trichocarpa isolate Nisqually-1 chromosome 6, P.trichocarpa_v4.1, whole genome shotgun sequence, one region contains:
- the LOC7487325 gene encoding trihelix transcription factor GT-3b, whose product MEGLHHHLHHHQQQIQQQHHISVNVDTSDRFPQWSIQETKEFLMIRAELDPTFMEKKRNKVLWEVISKNMKEKGYNRSAEQCKCKWKNLVTRYKGYETIEPESMRHQFPFYNELQAIFTSRMQRMLWVDAEGAASGSKKKAAQLSSDEEEDNEEISEGEKGSSRKRIKKGKAVGGASCSTGNSNSLRETLEDFMKQQMQMEMQWRETFEARENERRMKEMEWRQIMEGIENERTTMDRRWREIEEQRRVREEARAEKRDALITALLNKLRREDM is encoded by the exons ATGGAGGGTCTTCACCACCACCTTCATCACCATCAGCAGCAAATACAGCAGCAGCATCACATCAGTGTAAACGTTGATACAAGTGATAGGTTTCCTCAATGGAGTATTCAAGAAACGAAAGAGTTCTTGATGATCCGTGCAGAACTGGATCCAACTTTcatggagaaaaagagaaacaaagttTTGTGGGAAGTTATCTCTAAGAATATGAAGGAAAAGGGTTACAATCGTAGCGCAGAGCAGTGCAAGTGCAAGTGGAAGAATCTTGTTACACGATACAAG GGTTATGAGACGATAGAACCTGAGTCTATGAGGCACCAGTTTCCTTTCTATAATGAGTTGCAAGCGATTTTCACATCGAGGATGCAAAGAATGTTATGGGTTGACGCTGAAGGAGCGGCAAGTGGGTCGAAGAAGAAAGCAGCGCAGCTATCTTCTGACGAGGAGGAGGATAATGAAGAAATTAGCGAAGGAGAGAAGGGTAGCAGTAGAAAGAGGATCAAAAAGGGCAAAGCAGTTGGTGGAGCAAGTTGTAGTACTGGAAATAGTAATAGCTTGAGAGAGACTTTGGAAGATTTCATGAAGCAACAGATGCAAATGGAAATGCAATGGAGAGAAACATTTGAAGCAAGGGAAAATGAGAGAAGGATGAAGGAGATGGAGTGGAGACAAATTATGGAAGGAATAGAGAATGAGAGGACAACGATGGATAGAAGATGGAGAGAGATAGAAGAGCAAAGAAGGGTGAGAGAAGAAGCTAGGGCTGAGAAGAGGGATGCCCTTATCACAGCACTTCTAAACAAGCTTAGAAGAGAAGACATGTAG